In Rhodothermia bacterium, one DNA window encodes the following:
- a CDS encoding right-handed parallel beta-helix repeat-containing protein: MAQWDYFCPGCFREKGAVAICPHCGFDENARRSPLILPYRTLIGKQYITGRLLGKPGGFGITYLGFDTVLNTRVAIKEFLPRELVSRAPDGVQIQLHSEEDHALFEFSKDRFLHEARTLVRIDHPNVVRVRNYLEANGTAYIVMNYYEGANLSEYLEGNRGKMPEEQVLAYLLPILSGLSEVHHKGFLHRDIKPGNIYITNEGRPILLDFGAARSAVKEQSRGLSVVLSPGFAPIEQYHRSGEQGTWTDVYGCAATLYYALTGKLPPEATERLGHDDPDRLRNRLQGVSPKVIEAILKGLAVHPKERPQTVEAFSAMLAGTEMPFSEQKTVAKPEVPNQETRPTATPASLVMPQTVGYDYPVAYFPTDAPAAQAVKVERRWDWTSLGIFFAGVLMALLALAVWFYKTNRPTQLIVSASGQGDYRKIMEAVEASGEGMKIYVEPGTYREVLVLDRDVEIIARKEKGDVMIENSNNHVITVKTATPVLKGFKVRATGKEKSGQHALFVSGGTPVFEDCVFTSTGGVPIQISGRDAKPYLKRISIPKSPTDGIAMDQQAGGTIENAEIANTKGWGMVILGAKEPKIQQSKIYNVEEGGVWIENGGGILVDVEIYGMNKPGVQISRNADVTLSLLNIHDGKQNGIFISENSKAKIEKSKIYKNAFAGIAIRDGSDPIITDTQIFDGLDNGVWIYNGGKGRLENVAIYGNQKNGMQISSGAMPAIIKSKIYSSSLAGILFDQRAKGTVDESEIYGNEKTGIVIKDGSEPLIRRSKIYDGKEVGILIASNGKGTIEFTQVFRNAFQNIHIQGGGNPTIRQSDIYDGQGGGVWITDKGNGLIENCNIYNNARFGVGIEKQGDPTIRQSKIYGSHSHGVWISVGGRGTIQENQIYGNAEYGVYINPNTAPSLVSNTINSNGQGDVLDLGF; this comes from the coding sequence ATGGCTCAATGGGATTATTTTTGTCCGGGATGTTTCCGGGAAAAGGGGGCAGTTGCCATTTGTCCGCACTGTGGATTTGATGAGAACGCCCGCCGTTCCCCGCTCATACTGCCGTACAGAACCCTTATCGGAAAACAATACATAACCGGTCGCCTGCTTGGAAAGCCGGGTGGTTTTGGTATTACCTATCTTGGTTTCGATACGGTTTTAAATACCCGTGTTGCAATAAAAGAATTTTTACCTCGCGAATTGGTAAGCCGTGCACCGGATGGCGTACAAATCCAGTTACACTCCGAGGAAGACCATGCCTTATTTGAATTCAGCAAAGACCGCTTTCTTCACGAGGCGAGAACGTTGGTGCGCATAGATCATCCCAATGTTGTGCGGGTACGGAATTATTTAGAGGCAAACGGGACGGCCTACATCGTGATGAATTATTATGAAGGCGCAAACCTAAGTGAGTACCTTGAAGGAAATCGGGGGAAGATGCCAGAAGAGCAAGTCTTAGCATATCTATTGCCCATTTTATCGGGGCTGTCGGAAGTACACCACAAAGGCTTCTTGCACAGAGACATCAAACCCGGAAATATATACATTACAAACGAAGGACGGCCTATCTTATTGGATTTTGGCGCGGCACGGTCTGCCGTCAAAGAGCAATCGCGCGGCTTATCAGTGGTGCTTTCTCCCGGATTTGCACCGATTGAGCAGTACCATAGGAGTGGTGAGCAAGGCACTTGGACGGATGTTTACGGTTGTGCAGCCACATTGTATTACGCATTAACAGGAAAATTACCGCCAGAGGCCACAGAGCGTCTTGGGCATGACGATCCTGATCGGCTCCGCAACCGACTTCAAGGGGTTTCGCCGAAGGTGATAGAAGCCATCTTAAAAGGCTTAGCGGTACACCCTAAAGAACGACCCCAGACTGTAGAAGCCTTTTCGGCAATGCTGGCAGGGACAGAGATGCCCTTCTCGGAGCAGAAAACGGTTGCGAAGCCAGAAGTGCCCAATCAAGAGACCCGACCGACAGCAACGCCTGCGTCATTGGTCATGCCCCAAACGGTCGGCTATGATTATCCAGTCGCTTATTTTCCTACGGATGCGCCAGCAGCCCAAGCCGTTAAAGTAGAGCGCCGTTGGGATTGGACGTCGTTAGGGATCTTTTTTGCGGGTGTACTAATGGCATTATTGGCCTTGGCGGTATGGTTTTACAAAACGAATCGCCCTACCCAACTCATTGTCTCGGCATCGGGACAAGGTGACTATCGGAAGATCATGGAGGCGGTGGAGGCTTCCGGCGAAGGCATGAAGATTTATGTGGAACCGGGGACTTATCGAGAAGTTCTGGTCTTGGATCGGGATGTGGAGATCATTGCACGTAAGGAGAAAGGGGATGTGATGATCGAAAACAGCAATAACCATGTCATCACCGTAAAAACCGCTACTCCTGTTCTTAAAGGGTTTAAGGTTCGTGCAACCGGAAAAGAAAAAAGTGGTCAACATGCCTTGTTTGTGTCGGGTGGAACGCCCGTTTTTGAAGACTGTGTATTTACTTCGACCGGCGGTGTACCCATCCAGATCAGTGGGCGTGATGCCAAACCCTACTTAAAACGGATTTCGATTCCTAAAAGCCCAACCGACGGCATAGCAATGGATCAGCAAGCTGGAGGAACCATTGAAAATGCCGAAATTGCAAACACCAAGGGCTGGGGTATGGTCATTTTGGGTGCGAAGGAGCCTAAAATCCAACAGTCAAAAATTTACAATGTGGAAGAAGGAGGTGTATGGATTGAAAATGGGGGCGGGATTTTGGTTGATGTGGAAATATATGGGATGAATAAGCCGGGCGTACAAATCAGCCGAAATGCGGATGTGACCTTATCGCTTTTGAACATCCATGACGGTAAGCAAAATGGTATTTTTATCTCTGAAAACAGTAAAGCAAAAATTGAAAAGAGTAAAATCTATAAAAATGCTTTTGCTGGAATAGCCATTCGAGATGGAAGTGATCCGATAATTACCGATACCCAAATCTTTGATGGGCTTGACAATGGGGTCTGGATTTATAATGGGGGGAAAGGCCGATTGGAAAATGTGGCCATCTATGGCAATCAAAAAAATGGGATGCAAATTAGCAGTGGTGCTATGCCAGCCATTATTAAGTCTAAAATTTACAGTAGCTCACTGGCTGGGATATTGTTTGACCAACGCGCCAAAGGAACCGTAGATGAGAGCGAAATTTATGGGAATGAAAAAACGGGCATTGTGATCAAAGATGGGAGTGAACCGCTAATACGTCGCTCTAAAATTTATGATGGTAAGGAAGTTGGTATCCTGATAGCCTCCAATGGGAAAGGAACCATAGAATTTACGCAAGTCTTTCGTAATGCGTTTCAAAATATCCATATTCAAGGTGGAGGAAACCCCACCATCCGCCAATCCGATATTTATGATGGTCAAGGTGGCGGGGTATGGATTACCGATAAAGGGAATGGCTTGATCGAGAATTGCAACATTTACAACAATGCACGATTTGGTGTCGGTATTGAAAAACAGGGAGACCCGACTATCCGCCAATCCAAAATATATGGAAGCCATTCGCATGGGGTTTGGATTTCGGTGGGTGGACGTGGAACCATTCAAGAAAACCAAATATATGGAAACGCTGAATATGGCGTTTATATTAATCCCAATACCGCACCTTCTTTGGTGAGCAATACCATCAATTCTAATGGGCAAGGGGATGTTCTCGACCTCGGTTTCTAA
- a CDS encoding SCO family protein: MKKPLLLGILLALGVASLLYFLMTLENNEGNSYNVKGRVTGFGDAGVVFIEHETIPNVMESMTMPFTVRSPEQLKGLETGDAISFVFHMTETDSWISDIKKIRPEELNLPGKTDAPKSVLPNDVKVLQPGDTIPEIDLVNQTGESFKLGSFAPKILVMTFIYANCPDPSLCPRMSDNFRKIQNILASTGQKDVHLLSISFDPKRDTPNKLMEYASRYTKNFDNWTFATGTQEAIGKAVGAFGVSLRDAGGNVIEHNLSTAVISPNGKVVKIFRGNTWTPDEVLQAVKIART, translated from the coding sequence ATGAAAAAACCACTATTATTAGGCATTTTATTGGCTCTTGGCGTAGCTTCATTGCTGTATTTCCTGATGACCTTAGAAAACAATGAAGGCAATTCCTACAACGTTAAAGGTCGGGTGACTGGATTTGGAGATGCGGGTGTTGTGTTTATTGAACACGAAACCATTCCCAATGTGATGGAATCCATGACCATGCCCTTTACTGTTCGCAGTCCTGAACAATTAAAGGGCTTAGAAACTGGAGACGCCATCTCGTTTGTCTTCCACATGACGGAAACCGATTCTTGGATTTCTGACATTAAGAAAATTCGTCCGGAAGAATTAAACCTACCTGGCAAGACGGATGCACCCAAGTCCGTACTTCCGAATGATGTAAAGGTACTACAACCCGGTGACACAATACCGGAGATTGACCTCGTTAATCAAACTGGGGAATCATTCAAATTAGGGTCTTTTGCCCCCAAGATTTTGGTTATGACGTTCATTTATGCCAATTGTCCCGATCCTTCACTTTGCCCCAGGATGTCGGATAATTTCCGTAAAATCCAAAACATCTTGGCCAGTACCGGGCAAAAAGACGTACATTTACTCAGTATTTCTTTCGATCCCAAGCGAGATACGCCAAACAAATTAATGGAGTACGCTTCGCGATATACCAAAAACTTTGACAACTGGACTTTCGCTACCGGAACACAAGAGGCCATTGGCAAGGCCGTCGGCGCTTTTGGTGTTTCCCTCCGAGATGCTGGAGGCAATGTCATTGAGCATAATTTATCAACCGCTGTCATTTCCCCAAACGGTAAAGTGGTCAAAATCTTTCGGGGAAATACTTGGACGCCGGATGAAGTTCTACAAGCGGTTAAAATTGCACGGACGTAA
- a CDS encoding amidohydrolase family protein: MLKLFFSTLALLLVGFHTDPDPRVIALTNARLVTVTNGVIENATLLIRDGKIAALGKAVVIPTGATIIDCAGKSVYPGFIESGGQLGLMEVGSLPETVDHDELGNITPQMQALTAINPNSELIPVTRVNGVLFTLAVPTGGLFPGTSALVRLHGYNPDQMFAGFKGVVMNFPNTGRFGGFDRRSEEEITKAYQKALEDLNNLWEQAQNYNRIQGSYKASAGTKAPEYVPEMEALAPVVRGEMPLLIEVNTAKDIEAALQWIKAKGVKAILTGVREGWRVADKIAASGVPVVAASVFAFPTRSSDRYDRGYANPGLLHKAGVKVALRSEANENARNLPYFAGYAAAYGLGKEQALKAVTIIPAEIFGVANKLGSLEIGKEATVFVANGDPFEPKTQISHVLIAGRNITLTSMQTRLYDEFLNRNPGLDK; the protein is encoded by the coding sequence ATGCTAAAACTCTTTTTTTCCACTTTGGCCTTGCTTTTGGTTGGTTTTCATACCGATCCAGACCCCAGAGTGATTGCCCTGACGAATGCACGCTTGGTAACGGTAACCAATGGTGTTATAGAAAATGCCACCTTACTGATTCGTGATGGAAAAATTGCCGCACTTGGCAAGGCAGTCGTCATCCCAACAGGCGCTACCATCATTGATTGTGCGGGAAAATCTGTTTACCCCGGATTCATTGAAAGTGGTGGCCAGTTGGGGTTAATGGAGGTTGGGTCTTTACCCGAAACAGTAGATCACGACGAATTGGGAAACATAACTCCACAAATGCAAGCTTTAACAGCCATCAACCCCAACTCCGAATTGATTCCAGTAACTCGGGTAAATGGCGTGCTTTTCACCTTAGCCGTACCCACAGGCGGACTCTTTCCGGGAACCTCCGCCTTGGTCCGCCTTCACGGGTACAACCCCGATCAGATGTTTGCGGGCTTTAAGGGTGTGGTCATGAACTTTCCCAACACAGGGCGATTTGGTGGTTTTGATCGTCGCTCAGAGGAAGAAATAACCAAAGCCTATCAAAAAGCACTGGAAGACTTGAACAATCTTTGGGAACAAGCACAAAACTATAACCGCATTCAAGGGAGCTACAAAGCATCTGCTGGTACAAAAGCGCCTGAATATGTTCCAGAAATGGAGGCATTAGCACCAGTTGTACGCGGAGAAATGCCCTTGCTTATCGAGGTAAACACCGCAAAAGATATTGAAGCAGCCTTGCAATGGATTAAAGCCAAAGGAGTAAAGGCCATTCTAACCGGTGTACGGGAAGGTTGGCGTGTTGCGGATAAAATTGCCGCTTCTGGCGTACCTGTTGTGGCCGCAAGTGTCTTTGCTTTCCCAACCCGCTCTTCCGATCGCTATGACCGAGGCTATGCTAACCCCGGACTCCTACACAAAGCTGGGGTTAAGGTGGCGCTACGCTCGGAGGCGAATGAGAACGCCCGTAATTTACCCTATTTTGCCGGATATGCAGCAGCATATGGCTTGGGAAAAGAGCAGGCACTAAAAGCCGTTACCATTATCCCTGCTGAAATTTTCGGGGTTGCTAACAAATTAGGCTCCCTCGAAATTGGCAAAGAGGCTACGGTATTTGTGGCAAATGGCGACCCCTTTGAGCCAAAAACCCAAATCTCACATGTCTTGATTGCGGGAAGAAACATTACGTTGACTTCGATGCAAACTCGCCTATACGACGAATTTCTGAACAGAAATCCCGGATTGGATAAATAA
- a CDS encoding LD-carboxypeptidase, translating into MSFSRRTFLRSAGLSALAAPFVPKLAQANLTPTFVRKPKRLAPGSVVGLVTPASQVGSSDVNEAASKLRAMGLQVKFGEHILDQYGYLGGQDHDRAADINNMFADPEVDAILAVRGGWGCTRLFPYLDFDLIRRNPKIIMGYSDITSLLIALYVRSNVVTFHGPVGTATWNSFTKYYVNEVLFEAGLSNFNNQTPSTSSPTRVKTIRSGTSEGILIGGNLSVICGMMGSPYVPTDWSDKILYLEDVDEDIYRVDRMLTHLKIAGVLSQVRGVVFGDCRSCNPNQSPALTLNDVLWDHLSTLGVPAWYGSMIGHIPNKFTIPNGVRARIDAVAGTIQMLEPAVE; encoded by the coding sequence ATGTCTTTTTCCAGAAGAACTTTTCTTCGTTCAGCCGGCTTAAGCGCCCTCGCGGCTCCATTTGTTCCTAAACTTGCGCAAGCCAACCTTACTCCCACATTCGTAAGGAAACCCAAACGGCTTGCTCCCGGCTCGGTGGTTGGTTTGGTCACACCTGCAAGTCAAGTTGGCTCAAGCGACGTCAACGAAGCGGCTTCCAAGTTAAGAGCAATGGGTCTTCAGGTCAAGTTCGGTGAACATATACTGGATCAATATGGTTACTTGGGTGGACAAGACCATGACCGTGCAGCCGATATCAATAATATGTTTGCAGATCCGGAGGTGGATGCCATTCTGGCCGTCCGAGGTGGCTGGGGTTGTACACGGCTTTTCCCCTATTTAGACTTCGATCTCATTCGCAGAAATCCCAAAATTATAATGGGCTATAGTGACATTACCTCCCTTCTGATAGCTCTTTATGTACGGTCAAATGTTGTAACCTTTCATGGCCCCGTGGGAACAGCAACATGGAACAGTTTTACCAAATATTATGTAAATGAAGTCTTGTTTGAGGCAGGCCTGTCTAACTTTAATAACCAAACACCCTCGACCTCTAGTCCTACCCGTGTAAAGACCATTCGGTCTGGAACCTCGGAAGGCATTCTTATTGGGGGGAATTTATCGGTAATTTGTGGGATGATGGGGTCACCCTATGTCCCTACAGATTGGTCTGACAAGATTCTTTACCTTGAGGATGTGGATGAAGACATTTATCGCGTTGATCGGATGCTTACACACCTTAAAATTGCAGGTGTTTTATCTCAAGTACGAGGCGTGGTTTTTGGCGATTGCCGCAGTTGCAACCCCAACCAATCGCCAGCCCTCACCTTAAACGATGTACTTTGGGATCACTTGTCCACACTCGGTGTTCCGGCTTGGTATGGTTCAATGATTGGACACATACCAAATAAATTCACCATTCCAAATGGAGTACGTGCCCGCATAGACGCCGTAGCAGGAACGATACAGATGTTAGAACCAGCAGTAGAATAA
- a CDS encoding amidohydrolase family protein encodes MKSKFIFSALFFLSLSLVFAQEKGNLLIRNGTVMTVTKGTLEAADVLVTNGKIAKIGKNIGAPAGYRTIDATGRFVMPGIIDAHSHIGIDAVNEATNPVTAEVQIRDVVNPLDISIYRALAGGTTISHAMHGSANAIGGQCQTLKHRYGVKLPEELVMEGAPRTIKFALGENPTRVHGRGNGINPSTRMGVEFVIRDAFERGKRYLNEWEAYKKNPIGPPPAYNLRNEVVADILKGNILIHAHSYRADEILMLLKVLKDYGIQKVTFQHANEAFKVAPELAAFGATASVFADWWAYKMEVYYSTAYNASILTKNGVKTSINSDSADFIRHLNLEAAKTQKYGGMTDDEALAMITINPASQLGIDHRTGSLEVGKDADIAIFNAHPLSVYAINQFTIVDGVVRFDREADPDDMRLLVRPDAPIETADLSNDAEDRCMQGVDWLMEEAAQSLGEKIFHRHD; translated from the coding sequence ATGAAGTCAAAATTTATTTTTTCAGCTCTATTTTTCTTGAGCTTATCTCTTGTTTTTGCCCAAGAAAAAGGCAATCTACTCATACGCAATGGAACGGTTATGACCGTAACAAAAGGCACATTGGAGGCCGCGGATGTGCTCGTAACCAATGGGAAAATTGCAAAAATTGGTAAGAACATCGGTGCGCCGGCAGGCTACCGAACCATAGATGCAACCGGACGTTTTGTGATGCCCGGCATAATTGATGCCCATTCGCATATTGGTATAGATGCCGTAAACGAGGCCACCAACCCCGTTACTGCTGAAGTCCAAATACGGGATGTGGTAAACCCCTTAGACATTAGTATCTACCGAGCTTTGGCTGGAGGAACCACCATTTCTCATGCCATGCACGGCTCCGCAAATGCGATTGGAGGACAATGCCAGACCCTTAAACACCGATATGGCGTTAAGTTGCCCGAAGAATTGGTCATGGAAGGAGCACCACGTACCATCAAATTTGCACTTGGCGAAAATCCAACCCGCGTTCATGGTCGCGGAAACGGTATTAATCCTTCAACACGTATGGGTGTTGAGTTTGTCATCCGAGATGCTTTCGAGCGTGGCAAACGTTACCTGAACGAATGGGAAGCCTATAAGAAGAACCCCATTGGCCCTCCACCGGCATATAACCTCCGCAATGAGGTGGTGGCCGATATTCTAAAGGGCAATATCCTCATTCATGCCCACTCCTACCGTGCTGATGAAATCCTGATGCTTTTAAAGGTCTTAAAAGACTATGGCATCCAAAAAGTCACCTTCCAACATGCCAACGAGGCATTCAAAGTAGCGCCCGAACTCGCCGCTTTTGGGGCAACTGCTTCTGTTTTTGCAGATTGGTGGGCTTATAAAATGGAGGTGTATTATTCAACCGCTTATAATGCCAGTATCTTAACCAAAAACGGGGTAAAAACTTCTATCAACTCGGACTCTGCGGACTTTATACGCCACCTAAATTTAGAGGCAGCTAAAACGCAAAAATATGGCGGAATGACCGATGACGAAGCGTTAGCGATGATTACCATCAATCCGGCTTCCCAATTGGGCATAGACCACCGCACCGGCTCCCTTGAGGTTGGAAAAGATGCGGATATTGCGATTTTTAATGCCCATCCGCTTTCTGTGTATGCCATCAATCAATTTACCATCGTGGACGGTGTTGTTCGTTTTGACCGAGAAGCCGATCCTGACGATATGCGCTTGCTCGTGCGTCCGGATGCGCCCATCGAGACCGCCGATCTCTCAAATGATGCGGAAGACCGCTGTATGCAGGGCGTGGATTGGTTGATGGAAGAAGCCGCACAGTCATTAGGTGAGAAAATCTTTCACCGTCATGATTAA
- a CDS encoding trypsin-like peptidase domain-containing protein, which yields MVFGIRKLYWVWVICFGASGLMPLHAQEPFEEAAERMRGVAIRIWTEVEDLDESETVTSQGGSALVIDKRYVVTNAHVAFDRDFFLRTIGDPWEQRRFAAAKLKFSYIVSLGPGREIPAEVVWRSPKDVAILKLSEPIPKEIVPFVPANWVRMGQTVNVMGYPAAADRDAGGDDFYIPTLTRGIISKEVRKDEYGRKLFQTDAAINAGNSGGPMFNACGEVIGINVEKALTTIRNTKGEEERLAVGEGIGWALPFDEWVLGLDELKIPYTYATAPCTGLATNGGNNSIASGVNTIRDRLYLIGLLVAILFSVTALILALTKRGRVMMREAVTKSRELVSRRIPSGRNAKFVAGPHVPVLACVGGYYEGTSIELGEKPLAIGRDARMCQLVYPQDKTEISRRHCVIRYEEKDHAFFLEDCWSKNGTYALSSGKIPGGEQIVLKTGERFYVGDSGNMFEVNIEPLATS from the coding sequence ATGGTTTTTGGAATAAGAAAATTATATTGGGTTTGGGTTATTTGCTTTGGGGCAAGTGGCTTGATGCCCCTTCATGCGCAGGAGCCTTTTGAAGAGGCAGCCGAGCGAATGCGTGGCGTTGCAATCCGTATTTGGACGGAAGTGGAGGACTTGGACGAGAGCGAAACGGTGACGTCACAAGGTGGTTCTGCATTGGTGATTGACAAAAGATATGTGGTTACGAATGCACACGTTGCCTTTGACCGAGATTTTTTCTTGAGAACCATTGGGGATCCTTGGGAACAACGGCGATTTGCAGCCGCAAAACTGAAATTCTCCTATATTGTTTCTTTGGGGCCGGGGCGGGAAATTCCTGCCGAAGTGGTTTGGCGCTCTCCAAAAGATGTGGCAATTCTTAAGCTATCGGAACCAATCCCGAAGGAGATTGTGCCATTTGTACCAGCAAATTGGGTGAGGATGGGGCAAACGGTGAATGTTATGGGCTATCCAGCGGCGGCGGATCGGGATGCTGGTGGGGATGATTTTTATATTCCCACTTTAACTAGAGGGATTATCAGCAAGGAAGTGCGGAAAGATGAATATGGAAGGAAACTGTTCCAGACGGATGCTGCAATCAACGCCGGAAATTCGGGTGGACCAATGTTCAACGCTTGTGGTGAAGTGATTGGGATAAATGTTGAAAAAGCGCTTACCACCATACGCAATACCAAAGGAGAAGAGGAACGGCTTGCCGTAGGCGAGGGCATAGGTTGGGCCTTGCCATTTGATGAGTGGGTATTGGGATTGGACGAATTAAAAATCCCTTATACCTATGCCACAGCGCCATGTACGGGATTGGCAACGAATGGCGGAAATAATTCAATCGCCAGCGGTGTAAACACCATCCGAGATCGGCTTTATTTAATTGGTTTATTGGTGGCGATTCTGTTTAGTGTAACCGCGCTCATTCTCGCCTTAACCAAACGCGGGCGCGTTATGATGCGTGAGGCGGTAACCAAAAGCCGTGAATTGGTGAGTCGTCGGATCCCAAGTGGACGGAATGCAAAATTTGTCGCCGGACCTCATGTACCTGTTTTGGCTTGTGTTGGTGGGTACTATGAAGGAACCTCAATTGAACTAGGTGAAAAACCGCTTGCCATTGGGCGAGATGCCCGCATGTGTCAGTTGGTTTATCCGCAAGACAAGACCGAAATCAGCCGAAGACACTGCGTAATTCGCTACGAAGAAAAGGATCATGCTTTTTTTCTGGAAGACTGCTGGTCTAAAAACGGGACATATGCCTTAAGTAGTGGCAAAATCCCCGGTGGCGAACAAATTGTGTTGAAGACCGGAGAACGCTTCTATGTTGGGGATTCTGGGAATATGTTTGAGGTCAATATCGAACCACTTGCGACTTCATGA
- a CDS encoding macro domain-containing protein — translation MSAIVLNRFTLPQGVTIEACIGDLTEEKTDLIVNAANGRLRHGGGVAGAILAKGGKKIQEESSDYVRENGTVAVGDVVVTGAGLLASRGIIHAVGPVWVDGNHNEDALLATAILNVLKKADELGAKSLSLPAVSSGIFAYPIPRCITVIIGTVVSYFKNHSTSTIDTIRLVDINEETAELFAKVLMALNN, via the coding sequence ATGTCTGCAATTGTCCTTAACCGATTTACGCTGCCACAAGGCGTAACCATCGAAGCTTGTATTGGTGACTTAACCGAAGAAAAAACGGATCTGATTGTAAATGCCGCCAATGGCCGTCTGCGGCACGGCGGTGGCGTCGCAGGTGCGATCCTCGCCAAAGGTGGCAAAAAGATCCAAGAGGAAAGTTCCGATTACGTCCGAGAAAATGGAACGGTAGCTGTTGGGGATGTGGTAGTAACAGGTGCAGGTTTATTGGCATCACGCGGAATCATCCATGCGGTTGGGCCTGTCTGGGTGGATGGGAACCACAACGAAGATGCTTTATTGGCAACAGCCATACTAAATGTGCTTAAAAAAGCAGATGAACTGGGCGCAAAAAGCCTTTCACTTCCAGCCGTGAGCAGTGGTATTTTTGCCTACCCAATACCCAGATGTATTACTGTGATAATTGGAACGGTGGTATCCTATTTCAAAAACCATTCTACTTCTACAATTGACACCATTCGATTAGTGGACATAAACGAGGAAACAGCCGAACTCTTTGCCAAAGTTCTCATGGCACTGAACAACTAA
- a CDS encoding energy transducer TonB: MKKKLYLLVLLLIAFSGLNCTLFGPQTEISPEFPGGEQELGNYIGLNLRYPDAAYDAGLEGTVFVQFYVERDGSISNITLKQGIAPELDEEALKLVQNMPSWLPGMRGRTKVRSRMTLPVNFTIKRV; this comes from the coding sequence ATGAAAAAAAAACTATACCTTCTCGTTCTCTTACTTATTGCATTTTCCGGTCTGAATTGTACGCTATTCGGGCCACAAACCGAGATTTCCCCCGAGTTTCCAGGGGGTGAACAAGAATTGGGCAACTATATTGGTCTAAATCTTCGTTATCCGGATGCTGCTTATGATGCTGGATTGGAAGGAACCGTATTTGTCCAGTTCTATGTCGAGCGGGATGGATCCATTAGCAATATTACCCTAAAGCAAGGAATTGCACCAGAATTAGACGAGGAGGCCCTCAAATTAGTACAGAACATGCCTTCGTGGTTGCCGGGTATGAGAGGACGGACAAAAGTCCGGTCTCGGATGACCCTTCCGGTAAACTTTACCATCAAACGGGTTTAA